In Maridesulfovibrio frigidus DSM 17176, a genomic segment contains:
- a CDS encoding hybrid sensor histidine kinase/response regulator, with amino-acid sequence MRNLFTTFALIVLIFSSTVSMAESEKKNILFLNSYQNGYAWSDDILEGARDVLNSSDMVVDIHIEYMDTKRFKSEEFTEILHSYYAFKYKDYKFSAIIVSDNNALNFMLKYQDSFFPGVPVIFCGINDFKPEQIEGKNNYAGVLENPDIGANLELALQFKKGLKKIVIVGDKSVTSRAIIQQIKGAASDFAGRLEFEYWNDLPLTELLAKSRKMGRAEVLLFTPFYKGAHGELYSAEEVLQVISENSPVMVFSVWEFLLGHGIIGGKLLSGQDQGRQAALMVVDVLKTGKMPTPRVLKDSNEIYMFDYNMLKKYHISEDLLPEDSVIINGPDYFYKLNKQLFWTIIISMVALSIILVFLVISILQRRKIEKTIKAQLSFQEILMDTIPLQICWKDKRQKYLGANQSFTDFFEMDDPSGIIGLDDTILRPNKEFAEQAAIWDKQVIDSGEQRLRISWAMTRDGADPVWLEINKVPLYNEKGDVVGTLSTAEDVTRRVNLEKQLLQSQKMEAIGTLAGGIAHDFNNILTSIINSIDLAMTDVEEGTMTWTDLDRAIKAAQRGSRVVKQILTFSRPSQEGFKPTDIGEVVSETVDFIKASLPRNIGVFANVSDGVPLIMADPTQIHQIIMNLCTNSFQSLRKSGGEIEVSLKTVEVEEEQSEFMRVRPGKYIELAICDNGPGIPGDILDKIFDPFFTTKGKAEGTGLGLAVVHGLIKGHGGGVSVSSAPNARTCFEIYLPVKGELTDVRAKTYGPLPLGKENILFVEDDEDQLETTPRILESLGYTVTAFSSPAEAFKLICKEPELFDLIITDYDMPETNGVDLAKDIQNVAPGIPVLIVSGRRNFLNFASEIRNVRKVLMKPYSKNIIADAIREVLTSSEKTDG; translated from the coding sequence GTGAGAAATCTATTCACTACGTTTGCGTTGATAGTATTAATATTTTCATCGACGGTGTCCATGGCTGAAAGCGAGAAAAAGAACATACTTTTTCTTAATTCCTATCAGAATGGTTACGCTTGGTCAGATGATATTCTCGAAGGGGCTAGAGATGTTCTTAATTCGAGTGATATGGTTGTTGATATACATATCGAATATATGGATACAAAGAGATTTAAAAGCGAAGAGTTTACTGAAATTCTACATTCATATTATGCATTTAAGTATAAAGATTACAAGTTTTCAGCAATAATAGTTTCTGACAATAATGCCTTGAATTTTATGTTGAAATATCAGGACAGCTTTTTCCCGGGCGTACCAGTAATCTTTTGCGGTATTAATGATTTTAAGCCGGAGCAGATTGAGGGTAAAAATAATTATGCAGGAGTCCTCGAAAATCCGGATATTGGAGCGAATCTAGAGCTTGCTTTGCAGTTCAAGAAAGGTTTGAAGAAAATAGTAATCGTCGGGGACAAGTCCGTAACATCGCGCGCTATAATTCAACAGATTAAGGGCGCCGCGTCGGATTTCGCAGGCCGCTTAGAGTTTGAGTATTGGAACGACCTGCCGCTGACAGAATTGCTTGCCAAGTCCAGAAAAATGGGCCGCGCTGAAGTTTTGTTGTTCACACCTTTTTATAAGGGGGCCCACGGTGAGCTGTATAGTGCTGAAGAGGTGCTGCAGGTCATTTCAGAGAATTCTCCTGTCATGGTCTTTAGTGTTTGGGAATTCTTGCTTGGACACGGCATTATCGGGGGAAAGTTGCTCTCGGGTCAGGATCAGGGGCGTCAAGCTGCTCTGATGGTAGTAGATGTTTTAAAAACAGGTAAAATGCCGACTCCCAGAGTTTTAAAAGATTCCAATGAGATTTATATGTTTGATTATAATATGCTCAAAAAGTATCATATTAGCGAAGACTTGCTGCCTGAAGATAGTGTGATAATTAATGGTCCAGATTATTTTTACAAATTGAATAAGCAATTATTCTGGACAATTATAATCTCGATGGTTGCGCTCAGCATTATTCTTGTTTTCCTTGTGATCTCAATATTACAGCGCAGAAAAATTGAAAAAACCATTAAAGCACAGTTGTCTTTTCAAGAAATATTGATGGATACTATACCCCTCCAAATTTGCTGGAAAGATAAAAGACAGAAATATTTGGGTGCGAATCAGTCGTTTACTGATTTCTTTGAAATGGATGACCCGTCAGGAATTATTGGGCTTGATGATACTATACTGAGGCCGAATAAAGAGTTCGCAGAGCAAGCTGCAATTTGGGATAAACAGGTTATCGATTCAGGTGAACAGCGGTTGCGTATCAGTTGGGCTATGACTCGTGATGGAGCTGACCCTGTTTGGCTGGAAATCAATAAGGTTCCGCTTTATAACGAAAAAGGGGACGTTGTAGGAACTCTCTCAACTGCAGAGGATGTCACCCGCCGCGTTAATCTTGAAAAACAGCTCCTCCAGTCGCAAAAAATGGAAGCTATCGGAACTCTTGCAGGCGGAATAGCGCACGACTTCAATAATATTTTGACCTCCATCATTAATTCAATCGATCTCGCCATGACCGATGTGGAAGAGGGCACCATGACATGGACAGATCTTGATAGAGCGATAAAAGCTGCTCAGCGCGGATCCCGTGTTGTTAAGCAGATTCTTACTTTTAGCCGGCCTTCGCAGGAAGGTTTTAAACCTACTGATATTGGTGAGGTTGTGAGTGAAACTGTAGATTTCATTAAAGCTTCACTGCCACGCAATATAGGCGTTTTTGCGAATGTTTCGGACGGAGTTCCGTTGATAATGGCGGACCCGACTCAGATTCATCAGATCATTATGAACTTGTGTACTAATTCATTTCAGTCGCTTCGTAAAAGTGGAGGCGAGATTGAAGTTTCCCTCAAAACGGTTGAAGTCGAGGAGGAGCAGAGTGAGTTTATGCGCGTTCGTCCCGGCAAATATATTGAGCTTGCAATATGCGACAATGGTCCAGGCATTCCCGGTGACATTCTGGATAAAATTTTTGATCCGTTCTTTACGACCAAAGGTAAAGCAGAGGGTACTGGCTTAGGGCTTGCCGTTGTACATGGTTTGATCAAAGGCCATGGCGGAGGCGTAAGCGTTTCCAGTGCCCCGAATGCAAGGACCTGTTTTGAAATTTATCTTCCTGTTAAGGGGGAGCTTACAGACGTGAGGGCTAAAACTTATGGACCTTTGCCTCTTGGTAAAGAAAATATACTTTTTGTAGAAGATGACGAGGACCAGCTTGAAACCACTCCTAGGATTCTTGAAAGCCTCGGCTATACGGTCACAGCCTTTTCTTCGCCTGCGGAAGCCTTTAAATTGATATGTAAAGAACCGGAACTTTTCGATTTGATTATTACCGATTACGACATGCCCGAAACCAACGGTGTTGATCTGGCAAAAGATATTCAAAACGTTGCGCCCGGGATTCCGGTTCTTATCGTTTCCGGTAGACGTAACTTTTTGAACTTCGCGTCCGAAATACGAAATGTCAGGAAAGTATTAATGAAACCGTACAGTAAGAATATAATTGCAGATGCCATAAGGGAAGTTCTTACTTCCTCGGAGAAAACTGATGGGTAA
- a CDS encoding YigZ family protein — protein sequence MKNKAYPVPQLPVRTEDVIKKSRFICDICRVQNREEAKAFISAIKNEFPDARHHCSAFIAGPPLTGNMGMSDDGEPQGTAGKPMLQVLQGSGIGDIGVVVTRYFGGILLGTGGLVRAYSGAVQQGLEALTVVMKVPMRVVTVEIGYGQEGMLRRMLDDFKANIEEQTFGADITFSLIMPSDQVESFTKVVIEETSGTAEIMVDDEDVWL from the coding sequence ATGAAAAACAAAGCATACCCTGTCCCTCAACTACCTGTACGAACTGAAGATGTTATAAAAAAAAGCAGATTCATATGTGATATCTGCCGCGTTCAAAACAGGGAAGAAGCAAAAGCTTTCATTTCCGCAATCAAAAATGAATTTCCTGATGCGAGACACCACTGCTCTGCGTTTATCGCAGGACCTCCACTAACGGGTAATATGGGAATGAGTGACGACGGTGAACCTCAAGGCACAGCAGGCAAGCCCATGCTTCAAGTTTTACAAGGTAGTGGAATCGGAGATATCGGTGTTGTTGTAACAAGGTATTTCGGTGGAATTCTTTTAGGCACAGGTGGCCTAGTCAGAGCTTATTCCGGAGCTGTGCAGCAAGGGCTTGAAGCTCTTACTGTTGTGATGAAAGTTCCCATGCGGGTTGTGACTGTTGAGATTGGATATGGTCAGGAGGGAATGCTTAGGCGTATGCTTGACGATTTTAAAGCGAATATTGAAGAACAAACTTTCGGCGCAGACATTACATTCAGTTTAATAATGCCGTCTGATCAGGTTGAATCTTTCACGAAAGTAGTAATTGAAGAAACCAGCGGAACAGCAGAAATCATGGTGGATGATGAAGATGTTTGGCTATAG
- a CDS encoding aminotransferase-like domain-containing protein, whose translation MPVKFADRMSTVHRSFIREILKVTQDSSIISFAGGLPNPELFPVAELEAAAVGVLQDSGPQSLQYSTTEGFLPLREYIAARYKEKKGIDVSPDEIIITSGSQQCLDLLGKVLLNAGDNVIIERPGYLGAIQSFSMFQANFITVNLEADGPNLKELEAALDNENVKMFYAVTNFQNPSGLTYSAEKRAGVAKLMKGRDTLFIEDDPYGELRFMGESHPPVVRGYLEEGGVLLGSFSKVAAPGFRLGWMVCGGEMRDKLIIAKQASDLHTSTFAQQVIHRYLTDNVLDEHIEKIKERYGRQRDVMVESISKYFPAEVSITEPEGGMFLWATLPESLSAMDFFEEAIKNKVAFVPGRPFFVDDSGENTFRLNFSNSDEEKIVEGIKRLGEGLKEFIAKA comes from the coding sequence ATGCCTGTTAAGTTTGCTGATCGGATGTCTACCGTCCACAGATCTTTTATTCGCGAAATACTAAAAGTTACTCAAGATAGCTCTATAATTTCTTTTGCTGGTGGTTTACCGAACCCAGAACTGTTTCCTGTCGCAGAACTTGAAGCGGCTGCGGTTGGTGTTCTACAGGATAGTGGCCCTCAGTCTTTGCAGTATTCAACTACCGAAGGCTTCCTTCCTCTACGCGAGTACATTGCTGCTCGCTATAAGGAAAAAAAGGGCATTGATGTAAGTCCTGACGAGATTATTATCACTTCTGGCTCACAGCAGTGTCTCGATCTGCTCGGTAAAGTTCTTCTAAATGCCGGTGATAATGTGATTATTGAACGTCCCGGTTATCTGGGCGCGATACAGTCCTTTTCGATGTTTCAGGCCAATTTTATCACTGTTAATCTTGAAGCGGATGGGCCTAATCTTAAAGAGCTTGAAGCTGCACTTGATAATGAAAATGTAAAAATGTTTTACGCTGTTACAAATTTCCAAAACCCGTCCGGCCTGACTTACAGTGCTGAAAAGAGAGCTGGTGTAGCAAAACTTATGAAAGGGCGCGATACCTTATTTATTGAAGACGATCCATATGGAGAGCTTCGTTTCATGGGTGAGTCACATCCTCCTGTTGTCAGGGGCTACCTTGAAGAGGGCGGCGTTTTGCTTGGATCTTTCTCTAAAGTTGCTGCTCCTGGGTTCAGGCTTGGTTGGATGGTTTGCGGCGGCGAAATGCGCGATAAGCTGATCATCGCTAAGCAGGCTTCAGATCTGCATACAAGTACTTTTGCTCAGCAGGTAATTCATCGTTACCTCACTGACAATGTTTTGGATGAACACATTGAGAAGATTAAAGAACGTTACGGAAGGCAGAGAGATGTGATGGTCGAATCTATCTCTAAATACTTTCCTGCTGAAGTTAGCATTACTGAGCCGGAAGGCGGGATGTTCTTGTGGGCGACTCTTCCTGAGTCTTTATCTGCAATGGATTTCTTTGAGGAAGCTATTAAAAATAAAGTTGCATTTGTTCCCGGTCGTCCTTTCTTCGTCGATGATAGCGGAGAAAATACTTTCCGTCTTAATTTTTCTAATTCAGATGAAGAAAAAATTGTCGAAGGCATTAAACGTTTAGGTGAAGGACTTAAGGAATTTATTGCTAAAGCATAG
- a CDS encoding esterase-like activity of phytase family protein, translating to MKKIIIFLIILICASFSMIFGASTKLKNAEQPVANPITIKLSSKPIGPLEGEIIDINGSQLKYMGAIVIDGSHPAFGGFSDLIVSDNRDSFLTITDMGFWLRGKLLYSKKGHLIGVSPEGDLGQLLNLKGETFSIKYNADAEALTRAPGSGYLVAYERVHRINHYNSGKELDLSGSPTQVSTPHGMDKLPNNGGVESLLLLPDGRLLVIAEGDENFESNSFAAVKNDGEWINLEYERVPDFRPTSAANLPNGKILTLERSYTGPGSLQIRLCVINNISLKSGSKIIPKELLRIPDSLPLDNYEGLDIVTTKNGGTFIYIISDDNFSPLQKTILMMFELKN from the coding sequence ATGAAAAAAATCATAATTTTTTTAATAATTCTTATATGCGCGTCATTCTCTATGATCTTCGGGGCGTCCACCAAACTTAAAAATGCAGAGCAGCCAGTAGCGAATCCCATTACAATTAAATTGTCATCCAAGCCTATCGGGCCGCTCGAAGGCGAAATTATCGACATAAATGGTTCTCAGCTCAAATATATGGGCGCTATCGTTATTGATGGAAGTCATCCCGCTTTCGGTGGGTTTTCCGACCTTATAGTCAGTGACAACCGCGACTCATTCCTCACAATTACAGATATGGGATTTTGGCTGAGAGGAAAATTACTTTATTCTAAAAAGGGCCACCTTATCGGAGTCAGCCCTGAGGGCGACCTTGGGCAACTGCTGAATCTTAAGGGGGAAACCTTCTCAATAAAATACAATGCAGACGCCGAAGCCCTAACCCGAGCGCCGGGTTCTGGTTATCTGGTTGCATATGAACGTGTGCACCGAATTAATCACTACAACTCAGGAAAAGAGCTAGACCTATCCGGCTCTCCAACGCAAGTCAGCACACCTCATGGAATGGACAAATTACCTAATAATGGCGGCGTGGAATCTCTACTACTACTGCCCGATGGCAGACTTCTCGTTATTGCCGAAGGTGATGAGAATTTTGAGAGCAACTCATTTGCGGCAGTAAAAAATGATGGAGAATGGATTAACTTAGAATACGAGCGAGTTCCTGATTTCCGCCCTACTTCGGCTGCAAACCTGCCCAATGGGAAAATACTTACTTTAGAAAGGAGCTATACAGGTCCGGGATCATTACAAATAAGACTCTGTGTAATCAATAATATCTCTCTAAAATCAGGCTCAAAAATAATTCCAAAGGAACTCCTCAGAATTCCAGATTCACTGCCCTTAGACAACTATGAAGGTCTGGACATCGTAACCACTAAGAATGGCGGAACTTTTATCTATATCATTTCAGATGATAATTTCTCACCGCTACAAAAGACTATTTTAATGATGTTTGAGCTTAAAAATTAA
- a CDS encoding DUF3568 family protein: MFLKKITTFFMCAMLALSLSGCGAILLGGAAAGGTYAYVSGEASRQYNANLNTTYQSALKTCQSFGLKIEKKAKRLSDASIKAIDVDTGISISIKSVSSTVSEVSVRYGILGDEQASQRILSGIQRNL, from the coding sequence ATGTTTCTCAAAAAGATAACTACATTTTTTATGTGCGCCATGCTTGCCTTGTCTCTGTCCGGATGTGGGGCTATTCTTCTTGGCGGAGCCGCAGCAGGCGGAACTTATGCCTATGTATCTGGTGAGGCTAGCCGTCAATATAATGCGAATTTGAACACTACTTATCAGTCTGCACTCAAAACGTGTCAGTCGTTCGGCTTAAAAATTGAGAAAAAGGCTAAAAGGCTCAGTGATGCTTCCATCAAAGCTATTGATGTTGATACTGGGATTTCTATTAGCATAAAGAGTGTTTCGTCTACGGTCTCAGAAGTTTCTGTTAGATATGGAATACTTGGTGATGAGCAGGCTTCTCAAAGAATTTTATCCGGTATTCAAAGAAATTTGTAA
- a CDS encoding DVU0772 family protein: protein MGSLREYRNWDIDWDMTPEDAVTLYLEWGNHPWNSQFTPVTSKLDFTNYFTVYMWDDRPRVLFVRRNSEEARELLSLDLPRDIAERFNKSVGGLKGNYPINEEVREWIETQMNN, encoded by the coding sequence ATGGGAAGCTTACGTGAATACAGAAATTGGGACATCGATTGGGATATGACGCCAGAGGACGCGGTGACTCTTTACTTGGAATGGGGGAACCACCCATGGAATAGTCAGTTTACGCCGGTCACTTCAAAGTTAGATTTCACAAACTATTTTACCGTATATATGTGGGATGATAGGCCAAGAGTGCTATTTGTCCGCAGAAACTCGGAGGAAGCCCGTGAACTGCTAAGCCTAGACCTGCCTAGAGATATAGCAGAAAGGTTTAATAAGTCAGTTGGCGGCTTGAAGGGTAATTACCCCATTAATGAAGAAGTCCGAGAATGGATTGAAACCCAAATGAACAATTAG
- a CDS encoding ATP-binding protein, with translation MAKGIFHGSIQKKLTLIVLLATLPAFMGHLWAETSARWEAIEAAKKETSVILRGFSEIQRRISGSTRTLLQTIVAVPEVRDLNVDKTKILLSTLLEANPIYTNVILLNLQGDVLVAGKGNPKGMNFSDRKQFQNAIETKKFASGEFVVGKVTRKAIFPFAMPILNLDGKPKGAIIVGVDLSHYGKFFESGYFPKDSFFGMCDYRGNRLFRYPIKPNISLGKPIKDTVFNTASSSKKTGTLVSAGSDNLTRIIAYEPLFLDSETEPYMYMFMGFDRNKVLARADSLLIRGLLTTAVSLCLALIIAWVLGGRSIAKSLEKLTNVVQKLGKEDVKSPSGIDYSDGEIGRLGQAFDVMIKLLRLREGERNQALYRLSENEEQSRILLDSNPSGICLINPENWLIEFVNPAFMSLFELRPEDLGGLCLNELHPTKEFRGIKTEYQKHFAKEISYSPAIQCLSHSGRSMVIDISSAVVTIQGRELLAGFFTDITERKQTEAYIIQAEKMMSVGGLAAGMAHEINNPLSAIVGSAQNLHNRILTDSAKNRKTAELCGISLDKVHEYLDVREAPKMINTINESVQRAADIVSKMLGFSRKSDCQACDHNIEALLDTTLDLAASDYDLKKNYDFRKVAIVRNYEVNLHPVFCDSTQIQQVFLNIIKNAAEAMVDKKYENEKPQITLRVREEDGMAVVEIEDNGPGIAEDIATHIFEPFYTTKPVGKGTGLGLSVSYFIITDQHNGQMFVQSLPGEWTRFIVKLPFMNGLKANT, from the coding sequence ATGGCAAAGGGAATATTTCACGGTTCAATACAAAAAAAGCTTACTTTGATAGTTCTACTTGCAACTTTGCCAGCTTTTATGGGCCATCTATGGGCAGAAACATCAGCTCGCTGGGAAGCTATCGAGGCTGCAAAAAAAGAGACCTCTGTTATCTTGCGAGGATTTAGCGAAATACAGAGGCGCATCAGTGGCTCTACGCGCACTCTGTTGCAAACTATAGTTGCAGTTCCAGAGGTGAGAGATCTCAATGTGGATAAAACAAAAATTCTTTTATCCACCCTGCTCGAAGCAAATCCCATATATACTAATGTTATACTATTGAATCTACAAGGAGATGTTCTTGTTGCTGGTAAGGGTAATCCTAAAGGGATGAACTTTTCTGACCGCAAACAATTTCAAAATGCGATAGAAACTAAGAAGTTTGCTTCCGGCGAATTTGTTGTCGGAAAGGTTACTCGTAAAGCTATTTTTCCCTTTGCTATGCCCATTCTCAACCTAGATGGTAAGCCAAAGGGTGCGATTATTGTCGGCGTAGATTTGAGTCACTACGGAAAATTTTTCGAGAGTGGATATTTTCCGAAAGATTCTTTTTTCGGTATGTGTGATTATAGAGGAAATAGACTTTTCAGATATCCCATAAAACCTAATATTTCGCTTGGAAAGCCTATTAAAGATACTGTTTTTAATACTGCTAGCAGTTCGAAGAAAACAGGTACTCTTGTTAGTGCTGGGTCGGATAATTTGACGCGTATTATTGCATATGAGCCGTTATTTCTTGATTCCGAGACTGAGCCATATATGTACATGTTCATGGGTTTTGACCGGAACAAAGTGCTAGCAAGAGCTGATTCTTTGCTTATTCGGGGGCTGCTGACTACTGCGGTCTCTCTTTGTCTCGCTCTTATTATTGCTTGGGTGCTTGGCGGGAGAAGTATTGCCAAAAGTTTAGAAAAGTTGACCAATGTTGTTCAGAAACTTGGTAAAGAAGATGTGAAATCTCCAAGCGGAATAGACTATTCTGATGGCGAAATAGGGCGTTTGGGACAGGCATTTGATGTTATGATCAAGTTGCTTCGCCTGCGTGAAGGTGAAAGGAATCAGGCTCTTTATCGTTTAAGTGAAAATGAAGAACAATCTCGGATACTTTTAGATTCAAACCCATCTGGAATTTGTTTGATAAATCCCGAAAATTGGTTGATTGAGTTTGTCAATCCCGCCTTTATGTCCCTTTTTGAACTTCGTCCTGAAGATCTAGGAGGACTATGCTTGAATGAACTCCATCCTACTAAAGAATTCAGGGGTATTAAGACGGAATATCAGAAGCATTTTGCTAAAGAAATTTCATATTCTCCCGCAATTCAATGTCTTTCGCACAGTGGCAGGTCCATGGTTATCGATATTTCTTCTGCCGTTGTAACCATTCAGGGACGTGAGCTACTGGCCGGATTTTTCACCGATATTACCGAACGCAAGCAAACTGAAGCTTATATTATTCAAGCAGAAAAAATGATGTCAGTGGGAGGATTAGCGGCCGGTATGGCTCATGAAATAAATAATCCTTTGTCAGCAATTGTCGGGAGTGCGCAGAACCTTCATAATCGTATATTGACCGATAGTGCTAAAAATAGAAAAACAGCTGAGCTATGTGGTATAAGCCTCGATAAAGTTCATGAATATCTAGATGTTCGTGAAGCCCCTAAAATGATCAATACTATAAATGAATCAGTTCAGCGGGCTGCGGATATTGTTTCAAAAATGCTTGGCTTCAGTCGGAAAAGTGATTGCCAAGCATGTGATCATAATATTGAAGCTCTATTAGACACTACATTGGATTTGGCAGCTAGTGATTACGATTTGAAAAAAAATTATGACTTCCGGAAAGTAGCTATAGTGCGCAACTACGAGGTAAATTTGCATCCTGTTTTTTGCGATAGTACACAAATTCAGCAAGTTTTTCTTAATATAATTAAAAATGCTGCTGAAGCTATGGTCGATAAAAAATACGAAAATGAGAAGCCACAAATAACTCTTAGGGTGCGCGAAGAGGATGGTATGGCCGTTGTTGAAATTGAGGATAACGGCCCTGGCATTGCTGAGGATATTGCAACGCACATCTTTGAACCCTTCTATACCACCAAGCCTGTCGGAAAAGGCACGGGGCTTGGCCTTTCTGTGTCGTATTTCATCATTACAGATCAGCATAATGGACAGATGTTTGTACAGTCTTTGCCCGGTGAATGGACTCGGTTCATTGTTAAACTGCCATTTATGAATGGTCTCAAGGCGAATACGTAA
- a CDS encoding FAD-dependent oxidoreductase gives MSEHVVVIGAVALGPKAACRFKRLRQDAKVTLIDRDDIFSYGGCGIPYFISGDVSESTALRTTAFHMVRDEPFFRDIKGVDVLSSTEATKIDREKKQVHVTNLKTGDKSVIDYDKLVIGTGAAPRKLSLPGEELENVYYVGNMHDAEKIKQGITEGKFAKAVVVGAGFIGLEMAEAFADMWGIETTVVEIFDQILPRMVSPVLAKMGQNHMQEQGVAFKLGETVTRIEGDGKVERVVTPGGTIDADLVIISAGVIPNDKLAKDCGLECGERGGIVVDETMRTSDPEIFSGGDCVVIEHAVDGSPFYLPMGSMANRQGRIIGGNLAGRSETFPPAAGSFVVKLFEKSMAGTGMSLGGAKQAGFDAISVMLIMADRAHFYPEKDMMTLEMIVDKPTRRVLGLQGFASSGDAMVGRINAVAGMMKFKPTIEDVSNLEVAYSPPFASAMDVLNSIANMADNALAGMNHGHGPDTFAELWADRECGDYCFLDVREKADAESFLEKYPEHWHNIPQGEIPARFEELPKDKKLVLVCNTGGRSYEAQVMLDGLGFKHVLNTQGGMALLKAYGVDI, from the coding sequence ATGTCAGAACATGTAGTTGTCATAGGTGCAGTTGCGCTTGGGCCAAAAGCGGCTTGCCGTTTTAAACGACTCAGACAGGATGCTAAAGTTACTCTTATCGACCGAGATGATATTTTTTCTTACGGCGGTTGCGGGATTCCTTACTTCATTTCAGGTGATGTTTCGGAATCTACAGCACTCCGTACCACCGCGTTTCATATGGTAAGAGACGAGCCCTTTTTTAGAGATATTAAAGGTGTTGATGTTCTTTCCAGTACTGAAGCCACTAAAATTGATCGCGAGAAAAAACAGGTTCATGTAACGAACCTGAAAACCGGCGACAAGAGTGTTATTGATTACGACAAACTCGTAATTGGAACTGGTGCTGCCCCTCGCAAACTATCTCTTCCCGGTGAAGAACTGGAAAATGTATATTATGTAGGTAATATGCATGATGCTGAAAAAATTAAACAAGGCATCACTGAAGGAAAATTCGCCAAAGCTGTTGTTGTTGGAGCTGGGTTTATCGGCCTCGAAATGGCGGAAGCCTTCGCGGATATGTGGGGAATTGAAACTACTGTAGTTGAAATTTTCGACCAAATACTTCCTCGTATGGTCAGTCCTGTTCTTGCAAAGATGGGGCAGAACCACATGCAGGAGCAAGGCGTAGCGTTTAAACTCGGTGAAACTGTCACCCGTATTGAAGGTGACGGAAAAGTCGAACGGGTTGTGACTCCCGGCGGCACAATTGATGCTGACCTAGTCATCATTTCCGCAGGTGTTATCCCTAACGATAAACTCGCTAAAGATTGCGGCCTTGAATGCGGAGAACGCGGTGGTATCGTTGTTGATGAAACAATGCGTACTTCCGATCCTGAAATTTTCTCAGGTGGCGACTGCGTTGTGATTGAACATGCTGTCGACGGTTCTCCATTTTACCTGCCTATGGGGTCTATGGCTAACAGGCAGGGGCGCATTATTGGCGGGAACCTTGCCGGTCGTAGCGAAACATTTCCACCAGCGGCAGGCTCTTTTGTAGTCAAGCTATTCGAAAAATCCATGGCGGGAACCGGTATGTCTCTTGGCGGGGCCAAACAAGCTGGATTCGACGCCATCAGTGTAATGCTTATTATGGCTGACAGAGCTCACTTTTACCCTGAAAAGGATATGATGACTCTTGAAATGATCGTTGATAAACCGACTCGCAGAGTACTTGGTCTGCAGGGATTTGCTTCAAGTGGTGACGCAATGGTTGGGCGCATCAATGCCGTTGCTGGTATGATGAAGTTCAAGCCCACTATCGAAGACGTCAGTAACTTAGAAGTTGCTTACTCTCCTCCATTTGCGTCAGCAATGGATGTACTTAACTCCATCGCAAATATGGCTGACAATGCTCTAGCCGGAATGAATCATGGGCATGGTCCTGATACTTTTGCAGAACTCTGGGCTGATCGTGAATGCGGTGATTACTGCTTCCTCGATGTTCGTGAAAAAGCAGATGCAGAGTCTTTCCTTGAGAAATACCCTGAGCATTGGCACAATATTCCGCAGGGCGAAATTCCAGCTCGCTTTGAAGAGCTTCCAAAAGATAAGAAACTTGTCCTTGTGTGTAACACCGGTGGGCGTTCATACGAAGCGCAGGTTATGTTAGATGGGCTTGGTTTTAAACATGTGCTAAATACTCAAGGCGGCATGGCTTTACTTAAAGCATACGGTGTTGATATCTAG
- a CDS encoding response regulator has translation MRFLIIDDDETVHMYLTKLLSSYARCESVFSGAEAIDAFRKAVEDKDPFDTVFMDILMPEMDGHAATKELRALEAELGINGPGEFKLVMITSLNDTKNVSQAFFKGYASCYIVKPFSKVRVLNELRENNIL, from the coding sequence ATGAGGTTTCTAATTATTGACGATGATGAAACCGTCCACATGTATCTGACAAAGCTCTTGTCTTCGTATGCACGTTGTGAATCGGTTTTTAGTGGTGCAGAAGCTATAGATGCTTTTAGAAAAGCAGTTGAGGACAAAGATCCTTTTGATACTGTTTTTATGGATATCCTCATGCCGGAGATGGATGGACACGCTGCAACCAAAGAGCTTCGGGCTTTGGAAGCAGAACTCGGTATTAATGGACCAGGTGAGTTTAAACTCGTTATGATAACCTCTCTTAACGATACTAAAAATGTCAGCCAAGCATTCTTTAAGGGATATGCTAGCTGTTATATAGTGAAGCCTTTCAGCAAGGTTCGCGTTTTAAACGAACTTCGCGAAAATAATATCTTGTAG